One window of Phycodurus eques isolate BA_2022a chromosome 17, UOR_Pequ_1.1, whole genome shotgun sequence genomic DNA carries:
- the ovca2 gene encoding LOW QUALITY PROTEIN: esterase OVCA2 (The sequence of the model RefSeq protein was modified relative to this genomic sequence to represent the inferred CDS: deleted 1 base in 1 codon): MAPLRVLCLHGYRQNGASFREKTGALRKLLKKNVDFVYVDAPHLLEQAQESAGAREGGEDPDRRGWWFSDPGARTFSAHLRCDESSGLDESVAAVRQAVRRHGPFDGVLGFSQGAALAAVLCALQESQREPDFAFRFAILVAGFRSACAQHLSFYSAPLGTASLHVFGLEDGVIPADMSRDLLPLFRDPHVLTHPGGHFVPAASAHRQNYQNFLERFR; this comes from the exons ATGGCGCCTCTGCGGGTGTTGTGCTTGCACGGCTACCGGCAGAACGGCGCCTCGTTCCGGGAGAAGACCGGTGCCCTGAGGAAGCTTCTCAAGAAAAACGTCGACTTTGTGTACGTGGACGCGCCGCATTTACTCGAACAAG CCCAGGAGAGCGCCGGCGCCCGGGAAGGCGGCGAGGACCCGGACCGTCGAGGCTGGTGGTTCTCGGACCCCGGCGCCCGGACCTTCAGCGCGCATCTGCGCTGCGACGAGAGCTCGGGCCTGGACGAGAGCGTGGCGGCCGTGCGGCAGGCGGTGCGGCGCCACGGCCCGTTCGACGGCGTC TTGGGCTTCAGCCAGGGCGCCGCCCTGGCGGCCGTGTTGTGCGCGCTGCAGGAATCCCAGCGCGAGCCGGACTTCGCCTTCCGCTTCGCCATCTTGGTCGCCGGCTTCCGCAGCGCGTGCGCTCAGCACCTCAG CTTCTACTCTGCGCCGCTGGGGACGGCGTCCCTGCACGTCTTCGGCCTGGAGGACGGCGTGATTCCCGCCGACATGAGCCGCGATCTCCTCCCGCTCTTCCGAGACCCGCACGTGCTCACGCATCCCGGCGGCCATTTTGTGCCGGCCGCTTCCGCCCACAGACAAAACTACCAGAACTTTCTGGAGCGCTTCCGGTGA
- the LOC133415827 gene encoding uncharacterized protein LOC133415827 isoform X6 gives MERMEVDQCAGAAAGALRRSISAPMITSVSERMGVCSPVVSWLRQRRVSVNCSCPSQEDKMEASLQGTTVHRLRVSCQLPAPPGSQCHQNPPEWFRSPESGVTPNSSPSPTRRFRPVGGANIRCPALTPLKRKGGAESDGPPKKLFVTAVLDPSHHSSYTLSASAADSAPRGVGPLSPPTFTPFTTHPPH, from the exons ATGGAGCGGATGGAAGTGGACCAGTGCGCAGGCGCAGCTGCTGGGGCTTTACGCCGGTCCATCAGCGCCCCCATGATTACGAGTGTCAG CGAGCGGATGGGCGTGTGCAGTCCCGTCGTCTCCTGGCTGCGACAAAGACGAGTGTCCGTCAACTGCAGCTGTCCGTCACAG GAGGACAAGATGGAGGCGTCACTTCAGGGGACCACCGTGCACAGACTCAG AGTTTCCTGTCAACTTCCGGCGCCGCCCGGGAGCCAGTGCCACCAAAACCCGCCTGAG TGGTTCCGCTCGCCGGAGAGCGGAGTGACGCCGAACTCCTCACCGAGTCCCACCAGGAGGTTCAG ACCCGTGGGTGGAGCCAACATCAGATGTCCCGCCTTAACGCCACTCAAGCGGAAAG GAGGGGCGGAGTCAGACGGTCCACCCAAGAAGCTTTTTGTGACTGCAGTGTTAGACCCCTCCCACCACAGTAGCTACACACTCAG TGCCTCAGCTGCAGACTCCGCCCCCAGAGGAGTTGGTCCTTTGTCTCCGCCCACTTTCACACCATTCACCACCCACCCGCCACATTAA
- the LOC133415827 gene encoding uncharacterized protein LOC133415827 isoform X2: MERMEVDQCAGAAAGALRRSISAPMITSVSERMGVCSPVVSWLRQRRVSVNCSCPSQEDKMEASLQGTTVHRLRVSCQLPAPPGSQCHQNPPEWFRSPESGVTPNSSPSPTRRFRPVGGANIRCPALTPLKRKVPQLQTPPPEELVLCLRPLSHHSPPTRHINPTPTQVLPLLAPTALRDDVTSGARPEKWAEPAWKCLGLSQFNVGQPKVFWNMEYLEYFHNSRA, encoded by the exons ATGGAGCGGATGGAAGTGGACCAGTGCGCAGGCGCAGCTGCTGGGGCTTTACGCCGGTCCATCAGCGCCCCCATGATTACGAGTGTCAG CGAGCGGATGGGCGTGTGCAGTCCCGTCGTCTCCTGGCTGCGACAAAGACGAGTGTCCGTCAACTGCAGCTGTCCGTCACAG GAGGACAAGATGGAGGCGTCACTTCAGGGGACCACCGTGCACAGACTCAG AGTTTCCTGTCAACTTCCGGCGCCGCCCGGGAGCCAGTGCCACCAAAACCCGCCTGAG TGGTTCCGCTCGCCGGAGAGCGGAGTGACGCCGAACTCCTCACCGAGTCCCACCAGGAGGTTCAG ACCCGTGGGTGGAGCCAACATCAGATGTCCCGCCTTAACGCCACTCAAGCGGAAAG TGCCTCAGCTGCAGACTCCGCCCCCAGAGGAGTTGGTCCTTTGTCTCCGCCCACTTTCACACCATTCACCACCCACCCGCCACATTAACCCCACCCCCACGCAAGTCCTGCCTCTTCTTGCACCAACGGCGCTCCGCGATGACGTCACAAGTGGGGCGAGACCAGAGAAGTGGGCGGAGCCAGCCTGGAAGTGCCTTGGACTCAGTCAGTTTAACGTCGGACAACCGAAAgttttttggaatatggaatatttggaatatttccacAATTCCCGAGCTTAA
- the LOC133415827 gene encoding uncharacterized protein LOC133415827 isoform X3, with the protein MKQALARKSSERMGVCSPVVSWLRQRRVSVNCSCPSQEDKMEASLQGTTVHRLRVSCQLPAPPGSQCHQNPPEWFRSPESGVTPNSSPSPTRRFRPVGGANIRCPALTPLKRKVPQLQTPPPEELVLCLRPLSHHSPPTRHINPTPTQVLPLLAPTALRDDVTSGARPEKWAEPAWKCLGLSQFNVGQPKVFWNMEYLEYFHNSRA; encoded by the exons atgaagcaagcACTggctcgtaagtcaag CGAGCGGATGGGCGTGTGCAGTCCCGTCGTCTCCTGGCTGCGACAAAGACGAGTGTCCGTCAACTGCAGCTGTCCGTCACAG GAGGACAAGATGGAGGCGTCACTTCAGGGGACCACCGTGCACAGACTCAG AGTTTCCTGTCAACTTCCGGCGCCGCCCGGGAGCCAGTGCCACCAAAACCCGCCTGAG TGGTTCCGCTCGCCGGAGAGCGGAGTGACGCCGAACTCCTCACCGAGTCCCACCAGGAGGTTCAG ACCCGTGGGTGGAGCCAACATCAGATGTCCCGCCTTAACGCCACTCAAGCGGAAAG TGCCTCAGCTGCAGACTCCGCCCCCAGAGGAGTTGGTCCTTTGTCTCCGCCCACTTTCACACCATTCACCACCCACCCGCCACATTAACCCCACCCCCACGCAAGTCCTGCCTCTTCTTGCACCAACGGCGCTCCGCGATGACGTCACAAGTGGGGCGAGACCAGAGAAGTGGGCGGAGCCAGCCTGGAAGTGCCTTGGACTCAGTCAGTTTAACGTCGGACAACCGAAAgttttttggaatatggaatatttggaatatttccacAATTCCCGAGCTTAA
- the LOC133415827 gene encoding uncharacterized protein LOC133415827 isoform X1, with product MKQALARKSRYDRLPLRVRRRGRNVPLLRLRPISERMGVCSPVVSWLRQRRVSVNCSCPSQEDKMEASLQGTTVHRLRVSCQLPAPPGSQCHQNPPEWFRSPESGVTPNSSPSPTRRFRPVGGANIRCPALTPLKRKVPQLQTPPPEELVLCLRPLSHHSPPTRHINPTPTQVLPLLAPTALRDDVTSGARPEKWAEPAWKCLGLSQFNVGQPKVFWNMEYLEYFHNSRA from the exons atgaagcaagcACTggctcgtaagtcaaggtacgacCGTCTGCCGTTGCGTGTAAGACGTCGAGGTCGTAACGTGCCATTGTTGCGTTTGCGTCCCATCAGCGAGCGGATGGGCGTGTGCAGTCCCGTCGTCTCCTGGCTGCGACAAAGACGAGTGTCCGTCAACTGCAGCTGTCCGTCACAG GAGGACAAGATGGAGGCGTCACTTCAGGGGACCACCGTGCACAGACTCAG AGTTTCCTGTCAACTTCCGGCGCCGCCCGGGAGCCAGTGCCACCAAAACCCGCCTGAG TGGTTCCGCTCGCCGGAGAGCGGAGTGACGCCGAACTCCTCACCGAGTCCCACCAGGAGGTTCAG ACCCGTGGGTGGAGCCAACATCAGATGTCCCGCCTTAACGCCACTCAAGCGGAAAG TGCCTCAGCTGCAGACTCCGCCCCCAGAGGAGTTGGTCCTTTGTCTCCGCCCACTTTCACACCATTCACCACCCACCCGCCACATTAACCCCACCCCCACGCAAGTCCTGCCTCTTCTTGCACCAACGGCGCTCCGCGATGACGTCACAAGTGGGGCGAGACCAGAGAAGTGGGCGGAGCCAGCCTGGAAGTGCCTTGGACTCAGTCAGTTTAACGTCGGACAACCGAAAgttttttggaatatggaatatttggaatatttccacAATTCCCGAGCTTAA
- the LOC133415827 gene encoding uncharacterized protein LOC133415827 isoform X4: MKQALARKSRYDRLPLRVRRRGRNVPLLRLRPISERMGVCSPVVSWLRQRRVSVNCSCPSQEDKMEASLQGTTVHRLRVSCQLPAPPGSQCHQNPPEWFRSPESGVTPNSSPSPTRRFRPVGGANIRCPALTPLKRKGGAESDGPPKKLFVTAVLDPSHHSSYTLSASAADSAPRGVGPLSPPTFTPFTTHPPH, translated from the exons atgaagcaagcACTggctcgtaagtcaaggtacgacCGTCTGCCGTTGCGTGTAAGACGTCGAGGTCGTAACGTGCCATTGTTGCGTTTGCGTCCCATCAGCGAGCGGATGGGCGTGTGCAGTCCCGTCGTCTCCTGGCTGCGACAAAGACGAGTGTCCGTCAACTGCAGCTGTCCGTCACAG GAGGACAAGATGGAGGCGTCACTTCAGGGGACCACCGTGCACAGACTCAG AGTTTCCTGTCAACTTCCGGCGCCGCCCGGGAGCCAGTGCCACCAAAACCCGCCTGAG TGGTTCCGCTCGCCGGAGAGCGGAGTGACGCCGAACTCCTCACCGAGTCCCACCAGGAGGTTCAG ACCCGTGGGTGGAGCCAACATCAGATGTCCCGCCTTAACGCCACTCAAGCGGAAAG GAGGGGCGGAGTCAGACGGTCCACCCAAGAAGCTTTTTGTGACTGCAGTGTTAGACCCCTCCCACCACAGTAGCTACACACTCAG TGCCTCAGCTGCAGACTCCGCCCCCAGAGGAGTTGGTCCTTTGTCTCCGCCCACTTTCACACCATTCACCACCCACCCGCCACATTAA
- the LOC133415827 gene encoding uncharacterized protein LOC133415827 isoform X5, whose translation MGVCSPVVSWLRQRRVSVNCSCPSQEDKMEASLQGTTVHRLRVSCQLPAPPGSQCHQNPPEWFRSPESGVTPNSSPSPTRRFRPVGGANIRCPALTPLKRKVPQLQTPPPEELVLCLRPLSHHSPPTRHINPTPTQVLPLLAPTALRDDVTSGARPEKWAEPAWKCLGLSQFNVGQPKVFWNMEYLEYFHNSRA comes from the exons ATGGGCGTGTGCAGTCCCGTCGTCTCCTGGCTGCGACAAAGACGAGTGTCCGTCAACTGCAGCTGTCCGTCACAG GAGGACAAGATGGAGGCGTCACTTCAGGGGACCACCGTGCACAGACTCAG AGTTTCCTGTCAACTTCCGGCGCCGCCCGGGAGCCAGTGCCACCAAAACCCGCCTGAG TGGTTCCGCTCGCCGGAGAGCGGAGTGACGCCGAACTCCTCACCGAGTCCCACCAGGAGGTTCAG ACCCGTGGGTGGAGCCAACATCAGATGTCCCGCCTTAACGCCACTCAAGCGGAAAG TGCCTCAGCTGCAGACTCCGCCCCCAGAGGAGTTGGTCCTTTGTCTCCGCCCACTTTCACACCATTCACCACCCACCCGCCACATTAACCCCACCCCCACGCAAGTCCTGCCTCTTCTTGCACCAACGGCGCTCCGCGATGACGTCACAAGTGGGGCGAGACCAGAGAAGTGGGCGGAGCCAGCCTGGAAGTGCCTTGGACTCAGTCAGTTTAACGTCGGACAACCGAAAgttttttggaatatggaatatttggaatatttccacAATTCCCGAGCTTAA
- the c17h17orf49 gene encoding chromatin complexes subunit BAP18 has product MTSASAKVGEIFSAAGAAFSKLGELTMQLHPVSDSSPAGAKWTETEIEMLRLAVRRFGDDLNSISSVIKDRTVAQIKSTVKRKLYEDSRVPLSVDSPKKSTKKAVAPASPALPPGAVPASQVVVATGMQSGASLAPPIKKQKTADVTLSALNDSDVNSDLVDMDGLGKKLNFDQENLNLDSSLIINPGDLPLLSR; this is encoded by the exons ATGACGTCTGCCTCTGCTAAG GTGGGCGAGATCTTCTCGGCGGCCGGCGCAGCTTTCAGCAAACTGGGCGAGCTGACCATGCAGCTGCACCCGGTGTCCGACAGCAGCCCCGCAGG GGCCAAATGGACGGAGACGGAGATCGAGATGCTGCGCTTGGCCGTGCGGCGATTCGGCGACGACCTCAACAGCATCAGCAGCGTGATTAAAGATCGCACCGT cgcTCAGATCAAGAGCACGGTGAAGAGGAAGTTGTACGAGGACAGCCGGGTGCCGCTTTCTGTCGACTCCCCCAAGAAGAGCACCAAGAAAGCCGTCGCCCCCGCCTCGCCCGCTCTGCCGCCCGGCGCCGTGCCCGCCTCGCAGGTCGTCGTAGCGACGGGAATGCAGAGCGGAGCCTCCCTGGCCCCGCCCATCAAGAAGCAGAAGACGGCAG ACGTGACGCTGAGCGCGCTCAACGACTCGGACGTCAACAGCGACCTGGTGGACATGGACGGACTCGGCAAGAAGCTCAACTTCGACCAGG AGAATCTCAACCTGGATTCCAGCCTCATCATCAACCCCGGAGACCTGCCGCTGCTGTCCCGCTGA
- the rnasekb gene encoding ribonuclease kappa-B, giving the protein MPSLLFCGPKMAACGIVISIWGVIMLAMLGIFFSAKSAVLIEDVPFTEDDIRNDQHPPQNIYGLYSQVGINCFIAAAVYVAVGAVSLCQVRLNKRQEYMVT; this is encoded by the exons ATGCCGTCGTTGCTCTTCTGCGGCCCCAAGATGGCCGCGTGCGGCATCGTCATCAGCATCTGGGGCGTCATCATGTTG GCGATGCTGGGAATCTTCTTCAGCGCCAAGTCGGCCGTGCTCATCGAGGACGTCCCGTTTACCGAGGACGACATCCGCAACGA TCAACACCCTCCCCAGAACATCTACGGTCTGTACAGCCAAGTGGGCATCAACTGCTTCATCGCGGCCGCCGTCTACGTGGCGGTGGGCGCCGTGTCCCTGTGCCAGGTTCGACTCAACAAGCGGCAGGAGTACATGGTGACATGA
- the LOC133416520 gene encoding lactoylglutathione lyase-like: MDRGGLSERAVADACKDGDPATKDYMMQQTMLRVKDPARSLDFYTRILGMTLLQKIDFPSVHFSLYFLGFENKADIPADIRERTAWTFSRRATLELTHNWGSESDASLSYHNGNSDPIGFGHIGIAVPDVGIACHLFQSLGVTFIKKPHSGKRKGLAFVQDPDGYWIEIFTPNKMAALMAP, from the exons ATGGACAGAGGAGGTTTGTCAGAGCGAGCGGTGGCTGACGCCTGCAAGGACGGCGACCCCGCCACCAAG GACTACATGATGCAGCAGACCATGCTGAGGGTCAAAGATCCCGCTCGCTCCCTCGACTTCTACACGAGAATCCTCGGAATGAC GCTGCTGCAGAAAATCGACTTCCCATCGGTGCACTTCAGCCTTTACTTCCTGGGCTTCGAGAACAAGGCCGACATTCCGGCCGACATTCGGGAGAGGACAGCCTGGACGTTTTCGCGCCGAGCCACCTTGGAGCTCACGCA TAACTGGGGGTCCGAGTCAGATGCAAGTTTGTCTTATCACAACGGAAACAGCGACCCTATTGGCTTTG gtCACATCGGCATTGCCGTGCCCGACGTTGGCATCGCTTGCCACTTGTTTCAATCTCTGGGCGTCACCTTCATCAAGAAACCACACTCtg GCAAGAGGAAAGGTCTGGCCTTCGTTCAGGATCCCGACGGCTACTGGATCGAGATCTTCACTCCGAACAAGATGGCGGCCTTGATGGCGCCTTGA